Proteins found in one Phycodurus eques isolate BA_2022a chromosome 18, UOR_Pequ_1.1, whole genome shotgun sequence genomic segment:
- the wdr20b gene encoding LOW QUALITY PROTEIN: WD repeat-containing protein 20 (The sequence of the model RefSeq protein was modified relative to this genomic sequence to represent the inferred CDS: deleted 1 base in 1 codon) codes for MAAEGGGKETNEIKTQFTTREGVYKLLTHSEYSRPNRVPFNSQGSNPVRVSFVNVNDQSGNGDRICFNVGRELYFYIYKGVRKAADLSKPIDKRIYKGTQPTCHDFNPLTATAESVSLLVGFSAGQVQLIDPIKKETSKLFNEERLIDKSRVTCVRWVPGSESLFLVAHSSGTMYLYNVENTCGTAAPHYQLLKQGDNYAVHTCKSKSGRNPLLRWTVGDGALNEFAFSPDGKFLACASQDGYLRVFGFDAAELHGTMKSYFGGLLCVCWSPDGRYIVAGGEDDLVTVWSFSDCRVIARGHGHKSWVSVVAFDHCTTSVEDGGNGGEPPAEFSGSDEDFYEHIHFSAGRDRANSAHSRLSKRNSTDSRPVSVTYRFGSVGQDTQLCLWDLTEDILFPHLPLSRTRTHTNVMNASSPPATGANTIFTSGTNGKDNVSNSSTGGNTPNSLPGTLPRSNSLPQSSNPAGGGSTPNSHTDSSSSSGSAAAATVVTSKGGGSIMDSALIAAGVGKFATLSLHETRKDRPEKEHKRMHSAGHIGSKSGDKLSQLGASRSAATKGDTAKTLGTALCPHMEEVPLLEPLMCKKIAHERLTVLIFLEDCLVTACQEGFVCTWARPGKVGLLSSQNNPTNSPSGTVV; via the exons ATGGCGGCGGAGGGAGGAGGGAAGGAGACGAACGAGATTAAAACGCAATTCACCACCCGGGAAGGCGTCTACAAACTCCTCACTCACTCCGAGTACAGCCGCCCGAACCGGGTACCCTTCAACTCGCAGGGCTCCAACCCCGTCAGGGTCTCCTTCGTTAACGTCAACGACCAGTCGGGCAACGGCGACAGGATCTGCTTCAATGTGGGCCGGGAGCTCTACTTTTATATCTACAAAGGTGTGAGAAAG GCTGCCGACCTGAGCAAGCCCATAGACAAGCGGATATACAAAGGCACGCAGCCCACGTGCCACGACTTCAACCCGCTCACCGCCACTGCTGAGAGCGTCTCGCTGCTGGTGGGCTTCTCGGCGGGCCAGGTGCAGCTCATTGACCCAATCAAGAAGGAGACCAGCAAGCTCTTCAATGAAGAG AGACTCATCGACAAGTCTCGGGTGACGTGCGTGCGATGGGTCCCCGGTTCTGAGAGCCTCTTTTTGGTGGCCCATTCAAGCGGCACCATGTACCTGTACAATGTGGAGAACACGTGCGGCACGGCGGCGCCCCACTACCAGCTCCTCAAGCAGGGGGACAACTACGCCGTGCACACCTGCAAGAGCAAGTCGGGTCGCAACCCTTTACTGCGCTGGACTGTGGGCGATGGCGCGCTCAATGAGTTCGCCTTCTCCCCGGACGGTAAGTTCCTGGCATGCGCCAGCCAGGACGGCTACCTGCGGGTGTTCGGCTTCGACGCGGCCGAGCTGCACGGCACCATGAAGAGCTACTTTGGCGGCTTGCTTTGCGTGTGCTGGAGTCCCGACGGTCGCTACATCGTGGCGGGCGGGGAGGACGACCTGGTGACTGTGTGGTCGTTCTCGGACTGCAGGGTGATCGCGCGGGGACACGGACACAAGTCGTGGGTGAGCGTTGTGGCTTTCGACCACTGCACCACCAGTGTGGAGGACGGCGGCAACGGCGGCGAACCCCCCGCCGAGTTCAGCGGCAGCGACGAGGACTTTTACGAGCATATTCACTTTAGCGCAGGGAGGGACCGGGCCAACAGCGCCCACTCCCGACTTTCCAAGAGGAACTCTACGGACAGTCGGCCTGTAAGCGTGACGTACCGATTTGGGTCCGTGGGCCAGGACACCCAGCTGTGTCTGTGGGACCTCACCGAAGACATTCTCTTCCCTCACCTCCCTTTGTCTCGGACCAGGACTCACACTAATGTCATGAATGCCTCCAGCCCCCCGGCCACCGGAGCAAACACTATTTTCACTTCCGGTACCAATGGTAAAGACAATGTTAGCAATAGCAGTACCGGCGGCAACACGCCAAACTCCCTCCCGGGGACGCTGCCTCGCTCCAACAGCCTACCGCAATCCTCCAATCCGGCAGGGGGCGGCAGCACCCCGAACAGTCACAcggacagcagcagcagcagcggtaGCGCTGCCGCCGCCACCGTCGTAACCTCAAAGGGCGGCGGCAGCATCATGGACAGTGCCCTGATTGCCGCTGGCGTGGGCAAGTTCGCCACGCTGTCGCTGCACGAGACACGCAAGGATCGACCGGAGAAGGAGCACAAGCGCATGCACAGCGCCGGCCACATCGGCAGCAAGAGCGGCGACAAACTCAGCCAGCTGGGCGCCTCGCGCTCGGCGGCGACCAAAGGCGACACCGCCAAGACACTGGGCACGGCGCTGTGCCCGCAC ATGGAGGAGGTGCCGCTGTTGGAGCCACTGATGTGCAAGAAGATCGCCCACGAGAGACTGACAGTGTTGATCTTCTTAGAGGACTGTCTGGTCACGGCCTGTCAGGAGGGCTTCGTTTGCACCTGGGCCAGGCCCGGGAAAGTG